The sequence below is a genomic window from Streptomyces sudanensis.
CCAGCGGTGGACGTCCGCCTCGTTCTCCTCCGGGTGGCGGATGACGAAGGCGTTGAGGGACAGCGAGTGGTCGCCCAGGCGCAGGGAGAGCGTGGTCGACTGCTTCTTGGTGCCGGGCAGCGTGACGACGTACGAGCCCGGCTCCGGTGACTCCCAAGCCAGGTCGGCGTCGCGCAGTGCGGACTCGATGATCTGCTGTGCGTCAGCCATGGGGCGAGCGTACGCGACGGCGGCGCTCGTGCACGGCAGCCGCGTACACCTCGGCGGTGGCCGAAGCGGCCCGGTCCCAGCCGAAGGACCGCGCGTGGCGCGCGGCGGCGTCGCCGAGGCGGTCGGTGAGGTGCGGGTCGGCGGCGAACCGGGCGAGCACGCGCGCGTAGTCGGCCGGGTCGTGGCCCTCGACCAGGAACCCGGTCTCGCCGTCCCGCACGGCCACCGGCAGGCCGCCGACCGACGCCGCCACGACGGGCGTCCCGGTCGCCTGGGCCTCGATGGCGACGAGCCCGAAGGACTCGCTGTGGGAGGGCATGACGAGGACGCTCGCCGCGCGGAACCAGTCGGCGAGCTCCTCCTGGGCGACCGGCGGGTGGAAGCGGACCACGTCGGCGATGCCCAGCCGGGCCGCCAGCTTCTGCAGGCCCTCCGGCTTGGCGAGGCCGCTCCCGCTGGGCCCGCCGACGACGGGGACGACCGTGCGGGGGCGCAGCGACGGGTCGGTGTCGAGGAGCCGGGCGACGGCGTGGAGCAGGACGTCAGGGGCCTTGAGAGGCTGTATGCGGCCGGCGAAGAGGGGTACGAAAGCGTCCTGCGGCAGGCCCAGGCGGGCCCGTGCGGCGGCGCGGCCGTCGGCGGGGCGGAAGCGGTCCAGGTTGACGCCGGGGTGGACGACGGCGACCTTCGCGGGGTCGGCGTCGTAGTGGCGGACCAGTTCCTCGGCCTCGCCGGAGGTGTTGGCGATCAGCCGGTCGGAGGCGCGGACGATCTGCGTCTCCCCGATGACGCGGGCGGCGGGCTCGGGGGTGTCGCCCTCGGCGAGCGCGGCGTTCTTGACCTTGGCCATGGTGTGCATGGCGTGGACGAGCGGGACGCCCCACCGTTCGGCGGCGAGCCAGCCGACGTGGCCGCTGAGCCAGTAGTGGGAGTGGACCAGGTCGTAGTGGCCGGGCCGGTTGCGGGCCCAGGCGCGCATGACACCGTGGGTGAAGGCGCACAGCTGGGCGGGGAGGTCCTCCTTGTTGAGGCCCTCGTACGGGCCGGCCTCGACGTGCCGCACGAGGACGCCGGGGGCGAGCTCGACGGACCGGGGCAGGCCGCCCGCGGTCGCCCGGGTGAAGACCTCGACCTCGATGTCGATGGCGGCGAGGCGCTTCGCCAGCTCGACGATGTAGACGTTCATGCCGCCCGCGTCGCCGGTGCCCGGCTGGTGGAGCGGGGAGGTGTGGACGCTCAGCATGGCGACCCGCCGCGGCCCGCGGCGGTGCCGTCCGGGCAGCCTGAGCCGGGGCGGCGGTACCAGGGTGCCGGCGAACCGGGACACGTACTGGCTCACGTCGTCGGTCCTTCCGCTCAGGGGCAGGGGCGGGGCGGCATGGCGAAGGAGNNNNCCCTANNANNNATCCGACGCTGCCNNNNNNNNNNNNNNNNNNNNNNNNNNNNNNNNNNNNNNNNNNNNNNNNNNNNNNNNNNNNNNNNNNNNNNNNNNNNNNNNNNNNNNNNNNNNNNNNNNNNNNNNNNNNNNNNNNNNNNNNNNNNNNNNNNNNNNNNNNNNNNNNNNNNNNNNNNNNNNNNNNNNNNNNNNNNNNNNNNNNNNNNNNNNNNNNNNNNNNNNNNNNNNNNNNNNNNNNNNNNNNNNNNNNNNNNNNNNNNNNNNCCCCGTGCGCNNGGCCGCGGCCCGGCCCTACGTACGCGAGGGCCTGTCGTTCACGCACGGCGGCTTCGAGGTGCCGGTCGAGGGCCCGATCGCCCTGATCCGCGCGGCGAACGTCCTGCGCCAGTACGACGAGGACCGGGTGGCGGAGGTGTGGACCCGCCTGCGCGGGCGGCTCGCGGCGCGGGGCGGCCTCCTCGTGGAGGGCACCTGCGACGAGGTCGGCCGCCGTCACGTCTGGGTGGCGCTCGGCCCGGAGGGGCCGCGCACGGTGACGTTCGCCACGCGCCTCGGCTCCCTGGACCGCCCCTCGGACCTGGCGGAACGGCTCCCCAAGGCCCTCATCCACCGGAACGTCCCGGGCGAGCCGGTCCACGCGTTCCTGCGGGACTTCGACCGGGCCTGGGCGGCGGCCGCCCCGTACGCCTCCCTGGGAGCCCGGCAGCGGTGGATCGCGACGGCCTCGGCCCTGGCGGCGGACTGGCCGCTGGCCGACGGTCGCCGGCGGTGGCGCCAGGGCGAACTGACGGTCCGCTGGGACGCCCTGGCCCCGCGGGGCTGGCCCACGGCGTCCGGGTAGGGAACGGCGCCCGGGCAGGGGGACGACGCCCGGGCAGGGGGACGACGCCCGGGTAAGGGGACGGCGTCCGGGTAAGGGGACGGCGTCCGGGTAAGGGGACGGCGTCCAAGCAGGGCACAGGTCCGCGGCGGGAGCACAGCGTCCGGGGGCGCGGCATCCGGGGGCACGGCATCCGAGCGGGGCGCGGCGCGCACGGCGGAAAGCACGCGGCTCGGTCCGGAACACACGGCCCGGGCGGGACACGGCACGCGCGGCGGCGCAACCCTTCCCTGTGGACGGCCGCCCGAGTGGCGCCACCCGTCGCCGGCCTGTGGAAAGCCGACGGGGCGGCCTCCCCCGCCCTGTTACCTTCACCGGTGACATGGCACGATCGCCGACGGCACCGACGGTTACTGACGGCAAGTCAGATGCGTCGCGATGCCGCCCGGCCGGTCGACGTCCGGAGGGGGAAGCCTGTGAACCGACACCGTCGCGTCACCATCGCGATCACCGCTGTGTGCGTACTGACCGTCCTCGCGGGACCGGCCCACGCCGCGCCCGCACCCGAGCCGGCTCCCGGTGCGGCCACCCAGCAGCCGCGGAAGAGCCTGGAGGAGGTGCGCGCGGAGATCGAGGCGCTGTACCGGCAGGTGTCCTCCGCCACCGACGCGTACAACCTCGCCGAGGAGCAGGCGAAGAAGCAGCACGCCGAGACCGTGAAGCTGTCCCGGGCGGTCGCGGACGGCCGGGAGAGGATCGCCGAACTGAAGCGGCGCGCCGGCGCTGCCGCCCGGGCCCAGTACCGCAACGCCGGGCTCCCCGAGGAGGCGAGGCTCGTCCTCACCGACGACCCGCGGCTGTTCCTGGAGGGCGTCGACCGCCTCGCGCAGGGGCAGAAGGCGACCAGGGACCTGCTGGCGGAGCTTCAGCAGAACCAGCAGGACCTGGAGACGTACACCGGGGACGCCAACGCCGAGTTGACCCGCCTGAAGGCGACCCGTGCCCGCCAGGCCGAGGCGAGGAAGCTGATAACGGCGAAGATCGCCGCCGCGGAGAAGCTGGAGTCGCAACTGGAGGCCGCCGAGCGGGAGCGGCTGCGGCAGTTGGAGCGGCAGGCGCAGGAGGACGCGCAGACGGCGTGGCTGGCGTCGGGCGCCTTGCGGGAGATCGACCGGAGCGCGAGCCCGCAGGGCGGGAGGGCCGTCGAATTCGCCCTGACCCAGGTGGGCAAGCCGTACGTCTGGGGCGCCGAGGGACCGGACGCGTACGACTGCTCGGGACTCACCCAGCGGGCCTGGGGCGCGGCGGGCCGCGGCATCCCGCGCACCTCCCAGGAGCAGTGGCGGCTGCTGCCGCGGGTGGCGGTCCGGGACATGCGAGCCGGTGACCTGATCGTCTACTTCGGGGACGCCAGCCATGTGGGGATGTACATCGGGGACGGCCTGATGGTCCACGCCCCGCGGCCGGGACGGCACATCGCGGTGGCCGGGGCCGGTTCGATGCCCATCCTGGGAGTCGTCCGCCCGGACAACTGACCCCGCCCGGCTCGGGNCGCCCCGNCCCGTCCCGCCCCGCCTCGCCCCGGAAGCGAGACGGCCCGAGCCGGGCGGCGCACCCTGAGCCGAGCGGGGTGACCCGAGCCGGACGGGGTGCCGAGCCTGGCGGGGTGGCCCGAGCCTGGTAGCGCGGCCCGAGCCGGACCACGCGGCCCGAGCCGGGCGGGGCCTGAACCAAACGGGACGGCCCGAGCCGGACGGGGCGGGCGGACCGGCTCCAAACGGCCCCGCCCGGGCAGCACGGCCCCGCCCAAGCGGTGCGGGCGCCGGCCGGGTGGCGCGGGCGCCGGCCTGGCGACGCGGCCACAGGTCATGCAGCGCGGGTACCGCCTCCAGCGGTGCGGACGCGAACCAGGCGGCACGAGCGGCACGAGCACGACCCCGGCGCCCAGGCACCGACCATGCGGCACCAGCACGACCCCGGCGCCCAGGCACCGACCATGCGGCACCAGCACGACCCCGGCGCCCAGGCACCGACCATGCGGTACGAGCACGACCCCGACCACCCGGACGCCAACCGGGCGGCGCCGGCACGGCCAGGGGCGCGAGCAGGGTCCAGGCGGCGCGAACGCAGGCGGAACGCGCCCCTCACGTGATGTTTCTCATGTGGAGGTGGCCGACTACCTCCCCTTGTGTGGCATATGCCGCGGTCTCCTCACTGATCGCCATTCCGTTCGGACGCCGGGTGCCGCTATGGTCCCCGTCGGCGGGGCGTCGTCCGGCGCTCCACCGCACCCTCGGGGGGAGGGAAGGAAAGCGAACCGATGCCCGTACCCGCACCCGTGCCCGCGCAGCGGCAGAGGGTGAACACGCTCGATGCGGCGAACGGTGATCTCACCCTGCTGGTGATCGGGGACGATCCGGCGGGCACCTTCACCGTCCCCGAACTGGTCGACGCCGCAGGTGGCCGCATCCGCATACGCACCGCCCGGAACCTCACGGAGGCGGAGCGGCTCCTCACCGACGACGTGCACTGCGTCCTGGTCGACCTCGACCTGCCCGTCGACGCGCGGCGCGACGACGATCCGCTGTCCGCGCTGCGGCACGTCCTGCGCATCGCCCCGCGCCACGCCGTACTCGTCCTGGCGAGGTCGGAGCACGCGGAGCTGGCGGCGGAGGCGGTACGGGCGGGCGCGCAGGACCGGCTGTTCCGGGAGGAGCTGGACGGGCCGCTGCTGAGCCGTGCCATCCGGTACGCGGTGGAGCGCAAGCGCGCCGACTCGGTGCAGGTGAAGCTGGCCGAGTCGCGGCTGCGGGCCCAGGAGAACGCCCGGCTGGAGCGCGGGCTCCTGCCGACGCCGCTGCTCCAGGGCTCCGACCTGCGGTTCGCCGCCCGCTACCGGCCGGGCCGCTCACGCGCCCTGCTGGGCGGCGACTTCTACGACACGGTGCGCACCACGGACGGCACGGTGCACGCGATGATCGGCGACGTGTGCGGGCACGGCCCCGACGAGGCGGCGCTCGGCGTGGAGCTGCGCATCGCGTGGCGGGCGCTGACGTTCGCGGGGCTGTGTGGCGACGAACTGCTGTCGACGCTGCAACGGGTGCTGGAGCACGAGCGGGAGAACGAGGAGATCTTCGCGACCCTGTGCACCGTGGACGTCGCGCCCGACGGGCGGCGGGCCGGGGTGTGCCTGGCCGGCCACCCGGCGCCGCTCGTCGCCCGCCCCGGGCAGGGCGCCCGGCTGCTTCCGTACGAGGACGGCGGTCCGGCGCTGGGCGTGCTGCCGAGGGCGCGGTGGCCGCGGCGGCAAGTGGAGCTGGGCGGGGCGTGGAGCCTGATGATGTACACGGACGGCCTGATCGAGGGCCGCTCGGCGGGCCCCGGCTCTCCGCGCCTGGGTCAGGAGGGCATGGTCGAGATGGTCAACCGCCAGCTCGCCCGGGGCCTGACCGGCGAGGAGCTCCTGGAGGCGGCGGTGGCGGAGGTCCGCCACCTGAACGAGGGTGAGCTGACGGACGACGTGGCGGTCCTGCTCCTGGACCGGGCGGCCCGCTGACGGGCGCGTCACCGGGCGGCGGGCCGTCCGGTGGCGGTCACCGGCCGCCGTTGTACGGGCCGTACGGGCCGTCGCTGCTGGAGCCGCGGCGGCCGCCGCCCGACACCTGGCGGAGGGCGGGGCGGACGTCCACCATGAAGACGATGGTCGCGACGAGCCCGGCGAGCTGGAGCACCAGGAGGATCGGGAAGATGTTCACGACGACCGTGACACCCAGGATGACCAGCCAGAACGGCTTGGTCTGCTTGTCCGCCGCCCGATAGGCGTCCTCGCGTGCCAGGGCGGCGAAGGCCAGCGCGACGACGGCGAGCACGAGCATCGCGAGGGACAGCAGCCCGAGCAGCGAGTTGAAACCGGACATCAGCATGGTGGGTACCGCCTGTCAGGTGGATGGGGCGACTCGCGGCCAAGCTACCCGTACAACGCCCCGGCAACCGGATCGGTGCCCCGCCGGAGCCGGGCACCGATCCGGCGCCGGCCCCGGCAGGGCGCCCCGGGTCACTTCTCGTCGACGGTGTCCGAGGGGGCGGCCTTCCGGGTGGAGGTCCTCCGGACGGGGGGCTTCCGGGTGGCACCGGTCCCGGTGCCCGCCTCGGCGGCGGCGTCCGCCGCGTCGGCGCCCTCGACCCCGGCGGCCTTGTCGGACCCGTCGGCGCGCTCGGCCCTGCCGGTCCCGGTCGCCGGGGCGGAGCCGGGCTCGACGGCGATGGCGATCTCGGTGATCTCCTCGGCGGCCTCGCCCCGCCAC
It includes:
- the mshA gene encoding D-inositol-3-phosphate glycosyltransferase, whose protein sequence is MSQYVSRFAGTLVPPPRLRLPGRHRRGPRRVAMLSVHTSPLHQPGTGDAGGMNVYIVELAKRLAAIDIEVEVFTRATAGGLPRSVELAPGVLVRHVEAGPYEGLNKEDLPAQLCAFTHGVMRAWARNRPGHYDLVHSHYWLSGHVGWLAAERWGVPLVHAMHTMAKVKNAALAEGDTPEPAARVIGETQIVRASDRLIANTSGEAEELVRHYDADPAKVAVVHPGVNLDRFRPADGRAAARARLGLPQDAFVPLFAGRIQPLKAPDVLLHAVARLLDTDPSLRPRTVVPVVGGPSGSGLAKPEGLQKLAARLGIADVVRFHPPVAQEELADWFRAASVLVMPSHSESFGLVAIEAQATGTPVVAASVGGLPVAVRDGETGFLVEGHDPADYARVLARFAADPHLTDRLGDAAARHARSFGWDRAASATAEVYAAAVHERRRRVRSPHG
- a CDS encoding C40 family peptidase, which codes for MNRHRRVTIAITAVCVLTVLAGPAHAAPAPEPAPGAATQQPRKSLEEVRAEIEALYRQVSSATDAYNLAEEQAKKQHAETVKLSRAVADGRERIAELKRRAGAAARAQYRNAGLPEEARLVLTDDPRLFLEGVDRLAQGQKATRDLLAELQQNQQDLETYTGDANAELTRLKATRARQAEARKLITAKIAAAEKLESQLEAAERERLRQLERQAQEDAQTAWLASGALREIDRSASPQGGRAVEFALTQVGKPYVWGAEGPDAYDCSGLTQRAWGAAGRGIPRTSQEQWRLLPRVAVRDMRAGDLIVYFGDASHVGMYIGDGLMVHAPRPGRHIAVAGAGSMPILGVVRPDN
- a CDS encoding PP2C family protein-serine/threonine phosphatase, whose protein sequence is MPVPAPVPAQRQRVNTLDAANGDLTLLVIGDDPAGTFTVPELVDAAGGRIRIRTARNLTEAERLLTDDVHCVLVDLDLPVDARRDDDPLSALRHVLRIAPRHAVLVLARSEHAELAAEAVRAGAQDRLFREELDGPLLSRAIRYAVERKRADSVQVKLAESRLRAQENARLERGLLPTPLLQGSDLRFAARYRPGRSRALLGGDFYDTVRTTDGTVHAMIGDVCGHGPDEAALGVELRIAWRALTFAGLCGDELLSTLQRVLEHERENEEIFATLCTVDVAPDGRRAGVCLAGHPAPLVARPGQGARLLPYEDGGPALGVLPRARWPRRQVELGGAWSLMMYTDGLIEGRSAGPGSPRLGQEGMVEMVNRQLARGLTGEELLEAAVAEVRHLNEGELTDDVAVLLLDRAAR
- a CDS encoding DUF2516 family protein, which translates into the protein MLMSGFNSLLGLLSLAMLVLAVVALAFAALAREDAYRAADKQTKPFWLVILGVTVVVNIFPILLVLQLAGLVATIVFMVDVRPALRQVSGGGRRGSSSDGPYGPYNGGR